One Streptomyces sp. NBC_00554 DNA segment encodes these proteins:
- a CDS encoding bifunctional lytic transglycosylase/C40 family peptidase, whose product MTVRKAWIVAIAAVGTGLGFVMVLVVGVYLVAGNLAGGAAGGAVTLAKGAVPAAYQTLVQKWGNLCSAINPALLAAQLYQESGFNPSAQSPAAAQGIAQFIPGTWATHGIDGDGDGDRDVWDPNDAIPSAASYDCELASYVKDAPGDPTHNMLAAYNAGAYAVIKYGGVPPYKETQNYVKTITTLQASFAAPVTRVDPSKQAAAAISYAQEKLGTPYLWGGNGTADQGGRFDCSGLTKAAYESVGVTLPRVANDQYNAGPHPAREELLPGDLVFFSDDLTNSRAIRHVGIYVGGGYMIDAPKPGAVIRFDPVDTPDYFGATRVTEDGAKALPTTV is encoded by the coding sequence GTCGGTGTGTACCTGGTCGCGGGGAACCTCGCGGGTGGGGCGGCCGGCGGAGCGGTCACGCTGGCCAAGGGCGCTGTGCCGGCCGCGTACCAGACGCTCGTACAGAAGTGGGGCAATCTGTGCAGCGCCATCAACCCGGCGCTGCTGGCCGCGCAGCTCTATCAGGAGAGCGGATTCAATCCGAGCGCCCAGAGCCCCGCTGCGGCGCAGGGAATAGCGCAATTCATCCCGGGAACCTGGGCCACTCACGGAATCGACGGCGACGGGGACGGCGACCGCGACGTATGGGATCCGAATGACGCGATTCCATCGGCCGCTTCGTACGACTGCGAGCTCGCCTCGTACGTGAAGGACGCACCGGGGGACCCGACGCACAACATGCTCGCCGCCTACAACGCGGGGGCGTACGCGGTCATCAAGTACGGGGGCGTACCGCCGTACAAGGAGACCCAGAACTACGTGAAGACGATCACCACTCTGCAGGCGAGTTTCGCCGCGCCGGTGACCCGCGTCGACCCCTCCAAGCAGGCCGCGGCGGCCATCTCGTACGCGCAGGAGAAGCTCGGCACGCCCTACCTGTGGGGCGGGAACGGTACCGCTGACCAGGGCGGACGCTTCGACTGCTCGGGGCTGACGAAGGCCGCGTACGAGAGTGTCGGGGTCACGCTTCCGCGGGTCGCCAACGACCAGTACAACGCCGGGCCGCACCCCGCGCGAGAAGAGCTGCTGCCGGGCGATCTGGTGTTCTTCTCGGACGACCTCACCAACTCGCGGGCGATCCGGCACGTGGGCATCTACGTGGGCGGCGGGTACATGATCGACGCGCCGAAGCCGGGCGCCGTCATCCGCTTCGACCCCGTCGACACCCCCGACTACTTCGGAGCCACGCGAGTGACCGAAGATGGCGCGAAAGCATTGCCCACGACGGTCTGA
- a CDS encoding phosphatase PAP2 family protein — protein sequence MAGLAESGSNPDVDLLYDINGLAKDAPRWFDRGVEFVGEYGLLIAMVLLVAGCWWSVRRRGGEDAAPSVAAVVWAPLAAGIALLVNMPIRDFVARPRPFADHQGLDVLVSGKTDYSFVSDHATLTMAVAVGLFIANRKFGLIGIGLALLEGFCRVYMGVHYPTDVIGGFALGTAVALLLSPLAMLLLTPVAKAVEGSARAGGLIRARGAALAGEEAVIAGARVERAEDRDLAA from the coding sequence ATGGCTGGACTCGCCGAATCCGGTTCCAATCCCGACGTCGACCTGCTCTACGACATCAATGGCCTGGCCAAGGACGCGCCCCGGTGGTTCGACCGGGGGGTCGAGTTCGTGGGTGAGTACGGGCTGCTGATCGCGATGGTCCTGCTGGTGGCCGGGTGCTGGTGGTCCGTGCGGCGGCGGGGCGGCGAGGATGCCGCGCCGTCCGTGGCCGCAGTGGTGTGGGCGCCGCTGGCCGCCGGGATCGCGCTGCTGGTGAACATGCCGATACGGGATTTCGTGGCGCGGCCCAGACCCTTCGCCGACCACCAGGGCCTCGACGTGCTGGTGTCCGGCAAGACCGACTACTCCTTCGTCAGCGACCACGCGACGCTCACCATGGCCGTCGCGGTCGGGCTCTTCATCGCGAACCGGAAGTTCGGGCTGATCGGAATAGGGCTCGCGCTGCTCGAAGGCTTCTGCCGGGTCTACATGGGCGTGCACTACCCGACCGACGTGATCGGCGGCTTCGCCCTCGGCACGGCGGTCGCCCTGCTGCTGTCCCCGCTCGCCATGCTTCTGCTGACGCCGGTGGCCAAGGCCGTGGAAGGGTCCGCGCGGGCCGGCGGGCTGATCCGGGCGCGGGGGGCGGCTCTCGCGGGTGAGGAAGCGGTGATCGCGGGGGCTCGGGTGGAGCGGGCCGAGGACCGGGATCTGGCCGCGTAA
- a CDS encoding FAD-dependent oxidoreductase yields MQRRTFIGGATAALAAAATAACNGETDAPQGAAETTGTPIRTATTSTATPANWTALSRDLDGTLIRPSDQAWPTAHQLYNTRFDTLKPTAVAYVAHAEDIRTTIAYARAHAIKVSIRNGGHSYAGWSSGNNRLVIDVSKLNKIRASANEAVVGAGSKLIDVYRALAAKGVTIPAGSCPTVGVSGLTLGGGHGVVSRAYGLTCDSLTQATLITADGKQLTANATENKDLFWALRGAGNGNFGIVTELRYRTHPAPQAVSAYMTWPWSRAAAVIKAWQEWGPTQPDEIWSSCHLANATGGTPTISIAAFSLGTYVELQNAVDRLADTIGAPASSVSLKRRSYEDSMEVYAGCSSFSTDAQCHLPGSTPGRSTQGALGRETYAARSDFFDRSISSAGIQALMKQLSTVRGGSGSIALTALGGAVNRVSPTSTAFVHRRSRMLAQYIAAWQAGTSGTTAQSWLTTAHKAMSPYASGAAYQNYTDPTLTNWRKAYYGDAAPRLTALKKQYDPNRFFDFPQAL; encoded by the coding sequence ATGCAACGGCGTACGTTCATAGGCGGAGCCACAGCCGCACTCGCGGCGGCGGCCACAGCCGCGTGCAACGGCGAAACGGACGCGCCCCAAGGCGCGGCCGAAACAACCGGCACCCCCATACGCACGGCCACCACCAGCACAGCAACCCCCGCCAACTGGACCGCCCTGTCCAGGGACCTGGACGGCACCCTGATCCGCCCGAGCGACCAGGCCTGGCCAACCGCCCACCAGCTCTACAACACCCGCTTCGACACCCTGAAGCCCACCGCAGTCGCCTACGTCGCCCACGCAGAAGACATCCGCACCACCATCGCGTACGCCCGCGCCCACGCCATCAAGGTGTCGATCCGCAACGGCGGCCACTCCTACGCAGGCTGGTCCTCCGGCAACAACCGCCTGGTCATAGACGTATCGAAGCTGAACAAGATCCGGGCAAGCGCCAACGAGGCAGTCGTGGGCGCCGGTTCCAAACTGATCGACGTGTACCGCGCCCTCGCGGCGAAGGGCGTCACGATCCCCGCCGGATCGTGCCCCACCGTCGGCGTCTCCGGCCTGACCCTGGGCGGCGGCCACGGCGTGGTCTCCCGCGCGTACGGCCTGACCTGCGACAGCTTGACGCAGGCAACCCTGATCACGGCCGACGGCAAGCAGCTCACCGCGAACGCGACGGAGAACAAGGACCTCTTCTGGGCCCTGCGCGGCGCGGGCAACGGCAACTTCGGCATAGTCACCGAGCTCCGCTACAGGACCCACCCTGCCCCCCAGGCCGTATCGGCGTACATGACCTGGCCCTGGTCGAGGGCAGCCGCCGTGATCAAGGCCTGGCAGGAGTGGGGCCCGACCCAGCCGGACGAGATCTGGTCCTCCTGTCACCTCGCGAACGCGACCGGCGGCACGCCGACGATCTCCATCGCCGCGTTCTCCCTGGGCACGTACGTCGAACTCCAGAACGCCGTGGACCGCCTGGCCGACACGATCGGCGCCCCCGCGAGCAGCGTCTCGCTGAAGCGGCGCTCGTACGAGGACTCGATGGAGGTGTACGCGGGCTGCTCGTCCTTCTCCACGGACGCCCAGTGCCACCTGCCGGGCTCGACCCCGGGCCGCTCGACGCAGGGCGCCCTCGGTCGCGAAACGTACGCGGCCCGCTCGGATTTCTTCGACCGTTCGATATCGTCGGCCGGGATCCAGGCCCTCATGAAGCAGCTCTCGACGGTAAGAGGCGGCTCGGGCAGCATCGCCCTGACGGCACTCGGCGGCGCGGTCAACCGCGTCTCCCCCACCTCCACGGCCTTCGTCCACCGCCGCTCGCGCATGCTCGCCCAGTACATCGCCGCTTGGCAGGCCGGCACCTCCGGCACCACCGCCCAGTCCTGGCTGACCACCGCCCACAAGGCCATGTCCCCCTACGCCTCGGGCGCCGCGTACCAGAACTACACGGACCCCACCCTCACCAACTGGCGCAAGGCGTACTACGGCGACGCGGCCCCCCGCCTGACAGCCCTGAAGAAGCAGTACGACCCGAACCGCTTCTTCGACTTCCCGCAGGCGCTGTAG
- a CDS encoding inorganic phosphate transporter, which yields MDTFALIVTIGVALGFTYTNGFHDSANAIATSVSTRALTPRAALAMAAVMNLAGAFLGSGVAKTVSEGLIQTPEGSKGMGILFAALVGAITWNLVTWYFGLPSSSSHALFGGMVGAALAGGTTVYWDGVLDKVVIPMFASPLVGLVVGYLVMCAIMWIFRRSNPHKAKRGFRIAQTVSAAGMALGHGLQDAQKTMGIVVMALVIADVQGPGDPIPVWVKIVCAVMLSLGTYAGGWRIMRTLGRKIIELDPPQGFAAETTGASIMFATAYLFKAPISTTHVITSAIMGVGATKRLNAVRWGVAKNIILGWFITMPAAALVAALSFWVVNLAVL from the coding sequence ATGGACACCTTCGCCCTGATCGTGACCATTGGCGTCGCGCTCGGATTCACATACACGAACGGCTTCCACGACTCGGCGAACGCGATCGCGACGTCCGTGTCGACGCGGGCGCTGACACCGCGGGCGGCGCTCGCCATGGCCGCGGTCATGAACCTCGCGGGTGCCTTCCTCGGCAGCGGGGTCGCCAAGACGGTCAGCGAGGGCCTGATCCAGACGCCCGAGGGCTCCAAGGGAATGGGAATCCTCTTCGCGGCCCTCGTCGGCGCGATCACCTGGAACCTGGTCACCTGGTACTTCGGTCTTCCGTCCTCCTCCTCCCACGCCCTGTTCGGCGGCATGGTGGGCGCGGCGCTCGCCGGCGGCACGACGGTCTACTGGGACGGGGTGCTGGACAAGGTCGTCATTCCGATGTTCGCCTCGCCGCTGGTCGGCCTGGTCGTCGGCTATCTGGTGATGTGCGCGATCATGTGGATTTTCCGCCGCTCCAACCCCCACAAGGCCAAGCGCGGATTCCGTATCGCCCAGACCGTCTCGGCCGCCGGCATGGCTCTCGGCCACGGTCTCCAGGACGCCCAGAAGACCATGGGCATCGTGGTGATGGCGCTGGTCATCGCCGATGTGCAGGGGCCGGGCGATCCGATTCCCGTCTGGGTGAAGATCGTCTGCGCGGTGATGCTGTCGCTCGGGACGTACGCCGGTGGCTGGCGCATCATGCGGACGCTGGGCCGGAAGATCATCGAGCTCGATCCGCCCCAGGGCTTCGCCGCGGAGACGACGGGCGCGTCGATCATGTTCGCCACGGCCTACCTCTTCAAGGCCCCCATCTCCACGACGCACGTCATCACCTCAGCCATCATGGGCGTCGGCGCCACCAAGCGCCTGAACGCCGTCCGCTGGGGCGTGGCCAAGAACATCATCCTCGGCTGGTTCATCACCATGCCGGCGGCGGCACTGGTAGCGGCGCTGAGCTTCTGGGTCGTGAACCTGGCGGTTCTGTAG
- a CDS encoding DUF47 domain-containing protein, protein MRFRLTPRETSFYDMFSASADNIVTGSKLLMELLGADASGRTEIAERMRAAEHAGDDATHAIFHQLNSSFITPFDREDIYNLASSLDDIMDFMEEAVDLVVLYQVEELPKGVEQQIEVLARAAELTAEAMPNLRTMDNLTEYWIEVNRLENQADQIHRKLLAQLFNGKYDAMDVLKLKQIVDVLEEAADAFEHVANTVETIAVKES, encoded by the coding sequence GTGCGCTTTCGTCTGACCCCCAGGGAGACGAGCTTCTACGACATGTTCTCCGCATCCGCGGACAACATCGTCACGGGCTCGAAACTCCTCATGGAACTGCTCGGGGCGGACGCCTCCGGCCGGACCGAGATCGCAGAGCGTATGCGGGCCGCGGAACACGCCGGTGACGACGCCACGCACGCGATCTTCCACCAGTTGAACTCCTCGTTCATCACGCCGTTCGACCGCGAGGACATCTACAACCTGGCCTCGTCCCTCGACGACATCATGGACTTCATGGAGGAGGCCGTCGACCTGGTCGTGCTGTATCAGGTCGAGGAGCTCCCCAAGGGTGTGGAGCAGCAGATCGAGGTGCTGGCCCGGGCGGCCGAGCTGACGGCGGAGGCCATGCCGAACCTCCGCACGATGGACAACCTCACCGAGTACTGGATCGAGGTCAACCGCCTGGAGAACCAGGCCGACCAGATCCACCGCAAGCTGCTCGCCCAGCTCTTCAACGGCAAGTACGACGCCATGGACGTGCTCAAGCTCAAGCAGATCGTGGATGTGCTGGAGGAAGCGGCCGACGCGTTCGAGCACGTGGCGAACACGGTGGAGACCATCGCCGTCAAGGAGTCCTGA
- a CDS encoding metal-sensitive transcriptional regulator, with protein MTTTEAGATAPSGEPVQQVVTDHDRGIHGYHKQKDEHLKRLRRIEGQIRGLQRMVDEDVYCIDILTQVSASTKALQSFALQLLEEHLRHCVADAAVKGGDEIDAKVEEATKAIGRLLRT; from the coding sequence ATGACGACCACCGAGGCCGGCGCGACGGCGCCCTCCGGCGAACCCGTGCAGCAGGTCGTGACCGACCACGACCGGGGTATCCACGGCTACCACAAGCAGAAGGACGAACACCTCAAGCGCCTGCGCCGGATCGAGGGCCAGATCCGCGGTCTGCAGCGGATGGTCGACGAGGACGTCTACTGCATCGACATACTCACCCAGGTCTCCGCCTCCACGAAGGCCCTGCAGTCCTTCGCCCTCCAGCTCCTGGAGGAGCACCTGCGCCACTGCGTCGCGGACGCGGCGGTCAAGGGCGGCGACGAGATCGACGCGAAGGTCGAGGAAGCGACGAAGGCGATCGGACGACTGCTGCGTACGTGA
- the pstB gene encoding phosphate ABC transporter ATP-binding protein PstB, with the protein MAKRIDVSGLTAYYSAHKAIEDISMTVEPRSVTAFIGPSGCGKSTFLRTLNRMHEVTPGGRVEGKVLLDDEDLYGSGVDPVAVRRTIGMVFQRPNPFPTMSIFDNVAAGLKLNGSYKKSELSDVVEKSLKGANLWNEVKDRLNKPGSGLSGGQQQRLCIARAIAVEPQVLLMDEPCSALDPISTLAIEDLIGELKERFTIVIVTHNMQQAARVSDRTAFFNLSAVGQPGRLIEIDDTERIFSNPTVQATEDYISGRFG; encoded by the coding sequence ATGGCCAAGCGAATCGACGTAAGCGGACTGACCGCTTACTACAGCGCCCACAAGGCGATCGAAGACATCTCCATGACGGTCGAGCCGCGCTCCGTGACGGCCTTCATCGGCCCCTCCGGCTGCGGCAAGTCGACCTTCCTGCGCACCCTCAACCGCATGCACGAGGTCACCCCCGGCGGCCGTGTCGAGGGCAAGGTGCTCCTGGACGACGAGGACCTGTACGGGAGCGGGGTCGACCCCGTCGCCGTGCGCCGCACGATCGGCATGGTCTTCCAGCGCCCCAACCCCTTCCCCACCATGTCGATCTTCGACAACGTGGCGGCGGGCCTGAAGCTCAACGGCTCCTACAAGAAGTCCGAGCTGAGCGACGTCGTGGAGAAGTCCCTCAAGGGCGCGAACCTCTGGAACGAGGTCAAGGACCGCCTGAACAAGCCCGGTTCGGGCCTGTCCGGTGGTCAGCAGCAGCGTCTGTGCATCGCGCGGGCGATTGCGGTGGAGCCGCAGGTGCTCCTCATGGACGAGCCCTGCTCGGCCCTGGACCCGATCTCCACCCTCGCGATCGAGGACCTGATCGGCGAGCTGAAGGAGCGCTTCACGATCGTCATCGTGACGCACAACATGCAGCAGGCCGCCCGCGTCTCCGACCGCACCGCCTTCTTCAACCTGTCGGCGGTCGGCCAGCCCGGCAGGCTCATCGAGATAGACGACACGGAGCGCATCTTCTCCAACCCGACGGTCCAGGCCACCGAGGACTACATCTCGGGCCGCTTCGGCTGA
- the pstA gene encoding phosphate ABC transporter permease PstA encodes MSHTLNAKRPSTLQGATLPKWTPWAIAAGSVALGIGISAAAGLDSSVQWGLMAAVLFVLGTYGIAARIEGRRQAKDRVATSLVWVAFILAVVPLVSLVWTTIVRGIKVLDVYFLTHSMGVVTDTEPGGGIYAAIIGSLEQVGLAALMAVPVGVLTAVYLVEYGRGNLSRAITFFVDVMTGIPSIVAGLFILSLMLQFDMQPFGFAGSLALAILMMPVVVRSTEEMLKLVPNELREASLALGIPKWRTILKVVLPTSLGGIITGIMLAVARIAGETAPVLLLVFGNPFINNNPFEGAQASLPLYIYQQYANSAGSGAAYDRAWAASLTLIAFIMILNLAARGIARWKAPKTGR; translated from the coding sequence ATGAGCCACACCCTGAACGCGAAGCGTCCCAGCACCCTGCAGGGCGCGACGCTGCCCAAGTGGACCCCGTGGGCGATCGCCGCGGGCTCGGTCGCCCTCGGCATCGGTATCAGCGCCGCGGCCGGGCTGGACAGCAGCGTCCAGTGGGGCCTGATGGCCGCGGTCCTCTTCGTCCTCGGGACGTACGGCATCGCCGCGCGCATCGAGGGCCGTCGGCAGGCCAAGGACCGGGTGGCGACCAGCCTGGTCTGGGTCGCCTTCATCCTCGCCGTCGTGCCGCTGGTCTCCCTGGTCTGGACGACCATCGTGCGCGGTATCAAGGTGCTCGACGTCTACTTCCTGACCCACTCGATGGGAGTCGTCACCGACACCGAGCCGGGAGGCGGCATCTACGCCGCCATCATCGGCAGCCTGGAGCAGGTCGGCCTCGCCGCACTGATGGCCGTGCCGGTCGGTGTGCTCACCGCCGTCTACCTCGTGGAGTACGGGCGCGGCAACCTCTCCCGGGCCATCACGTTCTTCGTCGACGTCATGACCGGCATCCCGTCGATCGTCGCCGGCCTGTTCATCCTGAGCCTGATGCTGCAGTTCGACATGCAGCCCTTCGGCTTCGCCGGCTCGCTCGCCCTGGCGATCCTGATGATGCCGGTCGTCGTCCGCTCCACGGAGGAGATGCTCAAGCTCGTTCCGAACGAGCTGCGCGAGGCCTCCCTCGCCCTGGGTATCCCGAAGTGGCGCACCATCCTGAAGGTGGTCCTGCCGACTTCCCTCGGCGGCATCATCACCGGCATCATGCTGGCAGTAGCCCGTATCGCGGGCGAGACCGCACCGGTGCTGCTGCTGGTGTTCGGCAACCCCTTCATCAACAACAACCCGTTCGAGGGTGCGCAGGCCTCGTTGCCGCTGTACATCTACCAGCAGTACGCGAACAGCGCCGGCTCGGGCGCGGCGTACGACCGTGCCTGGGCGGCGTCGCTCACCCTGATCGCCTTCATCATGATCCTCAACCTGGCGGCTCGCGGCATCGCCCGCTGGAAGGCGCCGAAGACAGGTCGCTGA
- the pstC gene encoding phosphate ABC transporter permease subunit PstC produces the protein MDISTKNDAEAPPPTPQPSAVEQKRAGRGATRPGDRIFLGLSRGSGIFLLVVMAAIAIFLTYRATLAISKDESNFLTTFEWNPTAIPPDFGIAVLAFGTVVSSIVAMVIAVPIAVAIALFLTHYAPRRLSGPISYVIDLLAAVPSIVYGLWGALILVPHMNGLFGWLDDYLGWTGIFEWQGGAPRSMLTVGILLAIMILPVITNVSREVFRQSPQMIEEAALALGATRWEVIRMSVIPFGRSGVISASMLGLGRALGETMAVATVLSPTFDIQASLLDPGGGTFAQNIASKFGEASEQGRDALIASGLVLFVITLLVNGAARAIIARRKEYSGANA, from the coding sequence ATGGATATATCGACGAAGAACGACGCCGAAGCGCCTCCGCCAACCCCCCAGCCTTCCGCGGTCGAGCAGAAACGTGCCGGCCGCGGCGCCACCCGACCCGGTGACCGGATCTTCCTCGGTCTCTCCCGCGGCTCGGGCATTTTCCTGCTGGTGGTCATGGCCGCCATCGCGATCTTCCTGACCTATCGCGCCACCCTCGCGATCAGCAAGGACGAGAGCAACTTCCTCACCACGTTCGAGTGGAACCCCACCGCGATCCCGCCGGACTTCGGCATCGCCGTCCTGGCCTTCGGCACGGTGGTCTCCTCGATCGTCGCCATGGTCATCGCGGTCCCGATCGCGGTCGCCATCGCGCTGTTCCTCACGCACTACGCCCCGCGCAGGCTCAGCGGCCCCATCTCGTACGTCATCGACCTGCTCGCCGCCGTGCCGTCCATCGTGTACGGCCTGTGGGGCGCCCTCATCCTCGTCCCGCACATGAACGGCCTCTTCGGCTGGCTCGACGACTACCTCGGCTGGACCGGCATCTTCGAGTGGCAGGGCGGCGCCCCGCGCTCGATGCTCACCGTCGGCATCCTGCTCGCGATCATGATCCTGCCGGTCATCACGAACGTGAGCCGCGAGGTCTTCCGGCAGTCCCCGCAGATGATCGAAGAGGCGGCTCTCGCCCTCGGCGCCACGCGCTGGGAGGTCATCCGCATGTCGGTGATCCCCTTCGGCCGCTCCGGCGTGATCTCCGCCTCGATGCTGGGCCTCGGCCGCGCGCTCGGCGAGACGATGGCCGTCGCCACGGTCCTCTCGCCGACCTTCGACATCCAGGCCAGCCTGCTCGACCCGGGCGGCGGCACCTTCGCCCAGAACATCGCCAGCAAGTTCGGTGAGGCATCCGAGCAGGGCCGTGACGCGCTCATCGCCTCCGGCCTGGTCCTCTTCGTCATCACCCTGCTGGTCAACGGCGCGGCCCGCGCGATCATCGCCCGTCGCAAGGAGTACTCGGGGGCCAACGCATGA
- the pstS gene encoding phosphate ABC transporter substrate-binding protein PstS: protein MKLQQRMNRRALTLGALAVSGALALTACGSDDTGTTTDSSATTGAASSIKCDDAKGQLLADGSSAQKNAIDAWVKEFSTACGVQINYKGGGSGAGVTAFTQGTVAFAGSDSALKPEEVTASKAVCTGGQAIDLPMVGGPIAVGYNVPGVDNLVLDATTIAKIFDSKITNWNDAAIKALNPDATLPDLKIQAFHRSDESGTTDNFTKYLIAATPDNWKYEGGKAWQAKGGQSASGSSGVAAQVKQTSGAISYMELSYAKDGIAAASLDTGAAAPVEATVDNATKAIAAAQVVGTGSDLALKLDYATKAEGAYPITLVTYEIVCDKGNKADTLPATKAFLTYIASEDGQKLLTEAGYAPIPAEIIAKVRTTIAGLS from the coding sequence GTGAAGCTTCAGCAGCGCATGAACCGGCGGGCCCTCACCCTCGGCGCTCTCGCGGTCTCCGGCGCCCTGGCCCTCACGGCGTGCGGCTCGGACGACACCGGCACCACCACGGACTCGAGCGCCACGACCGGCGCGGCCAGCTCGATCAAGTGTGACGACGCCAAGGGTCAGCTCCTCGCCGACGGCTCCTCCGCGCAGAAGAACGCGATCGACGCCTGGGTGAAGGAATTCAGCACCGCCTGTGGCGTGCAGATCAACTACAAGGGCGGCGGCTCGGGCGCCGGCGTCACCGCGTTCACGCAGGGCACGGTCGCCTTCGCCGGCTCCGACTCCGCGCTGAAGCCCGAAGAGGTCACGGCCTCCAAGGCGGTCTGCACCGGTGGCCAGGCCATCGACCTCCCGATGGTCGGCGGCCCGATCGCGGTCGGTTACAACGTCCCGGGTGTCGACAACCTGGTCCTGGACGCGACCACCATCGCGAAGATCTTCGACAGCAAGATCACCAACTGGAACGACGCCGCGATCAAGGCGCTGAACCCCGACGCCACGCTGCCCGACCTCAAGATCCAGGCGTTCCACCGTTCGGACGAGTCCGGCACCACGGACAACTTCACCAAGTACCTGATCGCCGCGACGCCGGACAACTGGAAGTACGAGGGCGGCAAGGCCTGGCAGGCCAAGGGCGGCCAGTCCGCGAGCGGCTCCAGCGGTGTCGCCGCGCAGGTCAAGCAGACCTCCGGCGCCATCAGCTACATGGAGCTGTCGTACGCCAAGGACGGCATCGCCGCCGCCTCCCTGGACACGGGTGCCGCGGCTCCGGTCGAGGCCACCGTCGACAACGCCACCAAGGCGATCGCCGCCGCCCAGGTCGTCGGCACGGGCTCGGACCTCGCGCTCAAGCTGGACTACGCGACCAAGGCCGAGGGCGCCTACCCGATCACCCTTGTCACCTACGAGATTGTCTGCGACAAGGGCAACAAGGCCGACACCCTGCCGGCCACGAAGGCGTTCCTGACCTACATCGCCAGCGAGGACGGCCAGAAGCTCCTCACCGAGGCCGGCTACGCGCCGATCCCGGCCGAGATCATCGCCAAGGTCCGCACCACCATCGCGGGCCTGAGCTAA
- a CDS encoding NUDIX hydrolase, producing the protein MTDDDTIQAAGCVLWRTSPMDVPGELEICLVHRPKYDDWSHPKGKLKRGEDPLAGALREVEEETGFRCVPGARLPSALYYVDGRRKQVGYWAAEATDGHFIPNREVDHISWLTPDAARTRLTQPRDRDLVDALLSALHLA; encoded by the coding sequence ATGACCGACGACGACACCATCCAGGCGGCCGGCTGCGTCCTGTGGCGCACCTCCCCAATGGACGTACCCGGCGAGCTGGAGATCTGTCTGGTCCACCGGCCGAAGTACGACGACTGGTCGCACCCCAAGGGCAAGCTCAAGCGCGGCGAGGACCCACTCGCCGGCGCGCTGCGCGAGGTCGAGGAGGAGACCGGGTTCCGCTGCGTGCCCGGCGCCCGCCTCCCCTCGGCCCTCTACTACGTGGACGGCCGCCGCAAACAGGTCGGCTACTGGGCCGCGGAGGCGACGGACGGCCACTTCATCCCCAACCGCGAGGTCGACCACATCAGCTGGCTCACCCCGGACGCGGCCCGCACCCGCCTGACCCAGCCCCGCGACCGCGACTTGGTGGACGCGCTGCTGAGCGCGCTGCATCTTGCGTAG